The following are from one region of the Littorina saxatilis isolate snail1 linkage group LG2, US_GU_Lsax_2.0, whole genome shotgun sequence genome:
- the LOC138959664 gene encoding uncharacterized protein, translated as MVVPEPLRFGYSYRRTQLRLISLSLTQPQKMSPAMAKLAVVACMMALVYITPATADFATFRKFGEHAHQMQRWKQGVKSYISSLANLANYLRTDTLALNRSIQTSMYNSEHQASTMNIMADDLLTRLSDLQDNLTTASSDDESPLAFQADVVSAGVTPMAISYVPIKHGNVILNDGGHFDSSTGLFTAPVTGLYWFHATLTVPGGKREMYLRKSKVDGTTENIAYLNFYNNQETSTTTVTIMHPGDTMGMYPTTSPFINWDLPGGNGNTFAGYLVARYDDPDYTPPVTNAAGDTTTTTAAP; from the exons ATGGTTGTGCCCGAACCACTTCGGTTTGGTTATTCTTACAGAAGGACTCAACTGCGATTGATCAG TTTGTCTTTGACACAACCTCAGAAGATGTCTCCAGCAATGGCAAAACTAGCTGTGGTCGCTTGCATGATGGCACTGGTGTACATTACGCCAGCTACGGCCGACTTCGCCACTTTCCGCAAGTTCGGCGAACACGCCCACCAGATGCAGAGGTGGAAACAGGGTGTCAAGTCTTACATCAGCTCTCTCGCCAACCTAGCCAACTACCTGCGAACTGACACGTTG GCTTTGAACAGAAGCATCCAGACCTCTATGTACAACTCGGAGCACCAGGCGTCCACTATGAACATCATGGCCGACGATCTCCTCACCCGTTTATCGGACTTGCAGGACAACT TGACCACCGCGTCCTCAGACGACGAGTCCCCCCTTGCTTTCCAGGCCGACGTGGTGTCCGCAGGAGTCACCCCCATGGCCATCAGCTACGTCCCCATCAAGCACGGTAACGTCATCCTCAACGATGGGGGTCACTTTGACTCCTCCACCGGCCTCTTCACTGCCCCCGTTACTG GTCTGTACTGGTTCCACGCCACTCTGACTGTTCCGGGCGGCAAACGAGAGATGTATTTGAGGAAGTCTAAAGTCGACGGTACCACCGAAAATATTGCCTACCTCAACTTTTACA ACAACCAAGAAACGTCCACCACCACTGTGACCATCATGCACCCAGGAGACACGATGGGTATGTACCCGACGACAAGCCCCTTCATCAACTGGGACCTGCCCGGAGGCAACGGTAACACCTTCGCCGGCTACCTGGTGGCCAGGTATGACGACCCCGACTACACGCCCCCCGTCACCAACGCTGCTGGGGACACCACTACAACGACCGCTGCTCCGTAG